In Tenacibaculum sp. 190524A02b, the genomic stretch GCGAAAATTATCTTTACAAGAGCGTATTACACACTCATTGGTGAAAGGAATTGATGCTTTTATAGTAGAAGATGCTGAAGAAGCAAGGAAAAGTGTTGAAAGACCTTTACATGTAATTGAAGGTCATTTAATGACTGGGATGAATGTGGTAGGAGATTTATTTGGTTCAGGGAAAATGTTTTTACCTCAGGTTGTAAAGTCTGCTAGAGTAATGAAAAAAGCAGTAGCCTATTTAAATCCTTTTATTGAAGAAGAAAAGAGTGAAGAACAAAAAGCATTAGGTAAAATCCTAATGGCTACTGTTAAAGGAGATGTGCATGATATTGGGAAAAATATTGTGAGTGTTGTTTTAGGCTGTAATAATTATGAAATAGTTGATTTAGGCGTAATGGTACCGCCTGAAAAAATAATAGAAACCGCTAAAAAAGAAAAGGTAGATGCAATTGGTTTAAGTGGATTAATTACGCCATCATTAGATGAAATGGTGTATTTAGCTAAAGAAATGGAACGCCAAAATTTCGAAATACCATTGTTAATTGGTGGCGCAACAACTTCAAAGGCACATACAGCAGTAAAAATAGATACACAATATAAAAATGCAGTGGTACATGTAAATGATGCCTCAAGAGCAGTAACCGTTGTAGGAGATTTATTAAATCAAAAAACAAAAAATGAATATGTTGCTAAGCTAAAACAAGATTATGAAGAATTTAGAAATAAGTTTTTAAAGCGAGGAAAAGAAAAGCATTACATAACTATTGAAGAAGCTAGAAACAGAAAATTTAAAATAGATTGGAACACATCAAAAATATATAAACCTAAGGAGTTAGGAGTTCAAAAATTAGAGCAAGTTAGTCTAAAGGAATTAGTGCCATTTTTTGATTGGAGTCCATTTTTTAGATCATGGGATTTGCATGGAAAATTTCCAGATATTTTAGAAGATGAACTTGTAGGAAAAGAAGCATCAAATTTATACAAGGATGCTCAAAAAATGATACAACAAATAATAGAAAAACAAGCATTAAAACCTAAAGCAATTTTTGGATTATTTGAAGCGAATACAATCAATGATGATGATATATCTATAAGTAAAAAAGGAGAAGAGGTAGTTGTTTTTAGAACCTTAAGGCAACAATTAAAGAAAAGAGAAGGAAAAGCAAGTTTTGCTTTATCTGATTTTATAGCTCCTAAAGAGACAAATAAGCAAGACTATATGGGAGCTTTTTGTACAGCTATTTTTGGAGCAGATGAACTAGCTAGAGAATACAAAAATATACATGATGATTACAATGCAATAATGGTTCAAGCTATAGCCGATAGATTTGCTGAAGCTTTTGCAGAATATTTACACCATAGAATTAGAACCAAGCATTGGGGATATGCATCGGAGGAAACTTTAACAAATGAAGAGTTGATAAAAGAAGCCTATAAAGGAATTAGACCTGCACCAGGGTATCCTGCATGTCCTGATCATTTAGAGAAAGAAACCATATGGGAATTATTAGAAGTTGAAAAAAATATTGGTGTAACTCTTACTGAAAGTTTAGCAATGTGGCCAGCAGCCGCAGTTTCTGGGTATTATTTTGCAAATGAAGAAGCAAAATATTTTGGTCTAGGAAAAATAACAGATGACCAAGTAAGGGATTATGCTAAAAGAAAAGGAATTACATTAGATAAAGCTAGAAAATGGTTACACCCTAATATAGCTGATAACTAAAATCTAACAATACAGATAAAACTCTTTTTATAGAGAATAGATATGAAAGTAACAGAACATATAGAAAAAGCCAAAGGGAAAACATTATTTTCATTTGAAATAGTACCACCTCAAAAAGGGCAAAATATTCAAGATTTATATAATAATATTGATCCGTTAATGGAGTTTAAACCTCCTTTTATAGATGTTACAACCTCAAGAGAAGAATACATTTATTTACCTAAAGATAATGGGCTTTTAGAGAAAAAAATAACCAGAATGCGTCCTGGTACTGTAGGGATTTGTGCTTCATTAAAATATAAGTATGATGTTGATGCAATACCTCATGTTTTATGCGGAGGTTTTACAAAGGAAGAAACGGAATATGTATTGGTAGATTGTCATTATTTAGGAATAGAAAATGTAATGGCATTAAGAGGAGATGCTAGAAAAGATCAGCAATATTTTCAAGCCTCTAACGGAGGAAATCAATATGCCTCTGATTTGGTAAAACAAATAGCGGATTTAAATAAAGGAAAATATCTACATGAAATTATTGAAACACCTCATAAATCAGATTTTTGTATTGGTGTAGCGGGGTATCCAGAAAAACATTTAGAAGCTCCTAGTTTAGAAAGTGATTTAAAACGATTAAAGGAAAAAGTAGAAGCAGGAGCGGATTATGTGGTAACACAAATGTTTTTTGATAATTCTAAATATTTTAAGTTTGTAGAAAAGGCTAAAGAAATAGGGATTACTGTACCTATTATACCAGGAATTAAACCTTTAGCAGTAAAGAGACATTTACAAGTATTACCACAAATTTTTAGGTTAGACTTGCCTCAAAGTTTAGTAGAAGCAGTAGAAGCCTGTAAAGATAATAAGGAAGTAAGACAAGTAGGGATAGAATGGGCAATACAACAAAGTAAGGAGTTAATACAAGCAGGCGTACCTGTATTGCATTACTATTCAATGGGAAAATCAAGTAATATAAAAGCAATTGCAAAGGAAGTTTTTTAAAGGAATACTCAAATAAATACTATTAAAGCTCTTATTTTAAGAGCTTTTTTGTGCCTAAAAAAAGAGTTTTAATAGTATATTAACAAAGTTTTTCTTGTGTTATTTAATAAAAATGCGTATATTGTACATGCTATGACAGCTAATCACTAATTGAGAAAATAAAAAATGGCTATTTAATTACCTTATTATTTTTAATAACTAACTATAACTTCTACATAGAAGAAGTTGTTTTGTGTTTAAACGTGTATTTTGATTTAAAATATAATACAGGTCTAGGCCTCCTGTATTAGTTTTCATATTTCAATTTTCCCCCACAATTTTAATAGTGTTGTGGGGATTTTTATGTTTTAATTTAACTTATTATTAAATAGCTTTACTTAAATTCCATTCATGTAATCCTTTAAAATTAACTTTTAAAGTAATTTTTTCTTTAGTAGCAATTTTCAGTAAGTTAACTAAGAAATTTCCTTCTACAACTTGTACTCCAGATTGGTGTAATTCACTATTTTCTTCGTTATCATAATCTTTTATAGAGGTAATATTAAGTTTATTATCAGTTTTTGATAGTAATACAAAACTATCTTCTATATCTTCAATAATTCCAGCTTCTTTTGCACTTTTATAGGTGTCATTATCTACTACATTACCTATAAAATCAAAATAAGGAGTATCTATTTCTTCTTCATTCATTAAAGCTTTAATAATGTATGAACCAACCACCAATTTAGGAGAATCCGTTTTTTGTACTTTAACTAATTCAACATTTAATGCATGTTTTTCATACATCGTTTTATTAAGTACAATGTTTAAGTTAGTAGCAATTGTTCCATTTTTTAAACCATTTGAACTTTTAAGTTCAATGTTAGAAGCTTTATTTTTTAAGTTATCTAAGTCAACGTCACAAAAATAGGTTACATCATTAGGAACCTTATTTTTGGTAGTAACGATTTCTGGTTTTTTAGAAGGTTCAATTTCTTGTTTTTGAGTATTGGATGAACTTTGTTTGCATGCACTAAAAGAGAATAGAAAAGCCAGTATTCCAATTTTTAAAGTTTGAATCATATTTAAGAGGTTTAGCTAGTGTTGTTTGTTATGTTTACCAATTTAGTGAATTAAAACGTATTATCTTTTATTATGTTAAAAGATTCTTATTTCATGCTAGTATTTTCTATGGCTTTAATAAAATCAGAGATTAAATAACTAATAAATTTACCAACTTGTACAGAGGTAGTAGGTTCGTTTTTTACACTCGGAGCTCCTTCACATATATGTAAATAACTAACATTTTTATTTTTAGCAAGAAAATGAACAAATTGCCTAGCGTGTTGAGGAGAAAAACCACTAGGAGTCATAGCGCTACTAGGAAAATGTTGGATACAATCTAAGTCAATTTCAATACCAAAAGGCTTCGTTTGTATAAAATTCTGGGCACGTTGTAACTCACTTTTAAAAGAAGTTACTTGGTAAATAGCAAGTTCTTCAAAGGTATTATACTCTAAGTTAATATTGTCATGAATCATTTCAAAAATATATTGAGGAGTATAATTCTCATGCAAACCAAACATAAAGTAGTTTGATAAGAAGCCTTCGTGTAAAGCATATGAAAATCCATTTCCGCTATGGCGCTCTTCTAGTTTACGTAAGTCAGTATGAGCATCTAAGTTAATAGCGTTAATAGCCTCATTCTTTGCTTTTGATAGTCCTTTAATATTTCCATAAGCATTGTTATGACCACCTCCAATAATTATAGGGATTTTTTTATTTGAAACAATTAACTCGATTAATTTAGAAAGCTCTTTATCAATTGCTTTAACTAATAAATCTCCATGTTCTCTATCACTAGCATCAAAATTTAAAACGTTGTCTAAGCAATCTAAATAACCAAGAATTAAAATATTTTTACCGTTTATAAATTGATTTTGTTGTGTGTTTAAAAACGCTTTTATAGCAGGAATAAAAGATGTGTGAGCACCTCCATTACCTCCATTCATTTTAACACCAATATCTTCAGGAACACCTATAATAACAAAAGTGGCATCTGTTTTCTCAAGCTCTTCCTCTATAGGTTTTTTAGGGTTTAGGGTAACCACACATTCTCCCAATTTAACTTCACCATTACGAGGGTTGGTAAAATTATCAATTGCTTGTTGATTAAAAATATGTAACATAAAAATTAAACTTCTTTACCATTAATAAATACTGTGTCAATTACATTAGAACCAAAGCTGTATGGTATAAATCCATAAGATGGAATCTCTTTAGTAAGTATAAAGTTAGCTTTTTTCCCTTTGGTTATACTACCAACCGAATCAGACAAATTCATGGCGTAAGCTCCATTTATAGTAGCTGCATTAATAGCTTCTTCCGGAGTCATTTTCATTTTTATACAAGCAGTAGCTACCACAAAATTCATGTTACCAGAAGGTGTTGAACCTGGATTAAAATCTGTAGCTAAAGCCAATGGTAAACCAGCATTTATAATTTCACGAGCAGGTGTATAGGGTATACTTAAAAAATAAGAACAAGAAGGCAACGCAACTGGCATAGTGTCTGAGTTTTTTAATGAAATAATATCATTTTTATTCATAACCTCTAGATGATCTACAGATAAAGCATTATGCTTAATACTTACTTGGACTCCACCAATAGTTGTAAATTGATTTACATGTACTTTTGGAGTTAAACCAAGTGCTTTTCCAGCAGCTAAAACTTTATCAGTATCTTCTACAGAAAAGTAGCCTGTTTCACAAAAGGCATCAATAAATTCAGCTAAATTTTCCGAAGCTACTTTTGGCAACATTTCATTAATAATTAAATCAATATAACCTTCTTTGTTATTCTTATATTCCTTAGGAAATGCATGGGCGCCTAAAAATGTAGCTTTAATAGGTAGTTTATAATTTTCTTTAAGTTTTTTAATAACACGTAACATTTTCAATTCTGCATCTACAGTTAATCCGTAACCAGATTTAATTTCAACTGCACCAGTACCTAATGCCATAACTTCCTCTAAACGTTTTGCAGATTGTTCATACAAATCTTCTTCAGAAGTAGCTTGTAATTTTTTAGCAGAGTTTAAAATACCACCACCATTATTTGCAATTTCTTCATAAGTAAACCCATTAATCCTATCAACAAATTCTTGTTCTCTATTACCAGCATAAACTATATGAGTATGCGAATCACACCAAGTAGGTAAAACCATTTTATTAGTACAGTCTACAACTTTATTAGCAGTTGAAGGTGCATTTTCCATTGTTCCATAGTCGATTATTAGGTCATCTTCAAGATATAAATAAGCATTTTTTATAGTAGGTAAAACTTTCATGTCATTACCAGCTACCTTTTTTATATCTGATTCTCTAACCTGAATTAATTCCTTGATATTTATCAATAAAGTTGTCATGTATAGTCCTTAATTTTGAAGTATACAAACTTACATTAAAAACCACAAAGTATGATTTATTTTTTAGGAGTAGTTTGCGTATTCGTTCTATCTTTTATAGCTACATTACATTTTTATTGGGCTTTTGGCGGAAAATGGGGAATAAGTAGTGTAATACCAATTAAAGAAAATGATGTAAAAGCCATACATCCAAAATGGTTTGCTACGTTGATTGTAGCTTTAGTTATTTTAGGTTTTAGTTCTTTGTATGCAGAGAAGATAGCTTTAGTTTCACTAGCCTTTTTACCAAATTCAATTACTAACTATGGAGTATTGGTAATTGCAAGCATTTTTATAATAAGGGCTATTGGAGATTTTAAATATGTAGGATTCTTTAAACAAATTAAAACGACATTGTTTGCTAAGAATGATACAAATTATTTTTCTCCACTATGTTTGTTTTTAGGAGTTATAGGTTATTTATTACATTTTAGTTTATAAGAATTAAAAAGGTTACTCTCTAAAGAATAACCTTTTACGGAATTTTAAAAAAGAACGACTTATTATAGATAATTCAAGGGGTGTTCTATAAGATATATTTCAAGTCAAGTTTTAGGAGTTAAACATTGACTACCGTTCTGTATCTAATCAAATAGTACTTAAAACATACCGTTATTATGTGCCATTTTTTCTGGAATCTCTTGAATAACATCCCAATGCTCCACAATTTTTCCGTTTTCAAGTCTAAATAAATCGTAAAAAGCTTGAGGTTTACCATGCCATTCACCTTCACTCATAGTTAATACAAAGTTACCTTCTCCTAATATTTTATGAGTTTTTTTGTAAATAAATAGATCATTTTGAGAAATTAAATATTCAATAGCTTTGTTTAGTCCTTCTAATCCATCTCCAACATGAGTATTATGTTGGTGGTATTTTTCTGTACTTACATAATTCGTGATTTTGGTAGGGTTTTTACCAAATAAAACGTCATTAACAAAGTTTTCTACTATAGTTTTATTTTCTTTAGTTTTGTCTATGTCTGTAACGGTAGTTGGTCCGTCAAATTGACTTCTTCCACTAACAGTTTCTTTAACAACAGGAGTAACAGCATCCCAGTGCTCAGCTACTTTACCATCTTCCATTCGCCATACATCAAACGTAACAACCTCTTTAGCTCCAAAAGCTTCAGCATTATTATAAGTATTGTGCATCACAATAAAGTTACCATCTTGTAACATTCTGTGTGTTTTACTAGTAGTACCAGCTTTTTTTAACATTGGAAGAAATCCTAAAACAGGTTCAATTCCTGTTGGAACATGTGGATTGTGCTGTATATAATCTGTAGTAAAATATTTTTTTACGCCATCTGCATCATATTTGTTAAAGAATGCATTTTGAGCTTCAGTAGCTATTGCTTTTAAGTCTGGCTTTACTTCAGTTTTTTCCATGGGTATTTCTTTTTTAGAGTTTGTACTTGATTTTTGAGCTGTATTGCAACTAACGATAAATGAGGTTACAATTACGAATATGAAAGTAGATTTCATAGAAAGCTTTGCGTTTTAAAAATTATAATGCAAAGCTCTAATAATCTTGTTAGTATGAGACTATAAAAATGTTACAATAAACTGTAAAAATGGGAAAGTTTACTTGAATTTACTTCTAAATTTTTCTGGAGTAAGATTAGTATGTCGTTTAAAGTATTTATAAAAGTTAGTCGTTTCTTCAAAGCCTGTAGTAAAGGCTATTTCTTTTATAGGTGATTCAGTATTAAGTAGTAGTCTTTTAATTTGCTTGATGTAAATTTCATCAATAAACGTTTTAGCAGGTTTGTTAACAATACTTTTAGTAATATTATTTAACGTTTTAGTTGAAAGGTGCATTTGAGAAGCATAATAACTTACTTTAGCATTTTGTATAACATGGTTCTCAACTAAAGTTTGTAAAGTGATAAACTCATTTAAGTATTTTTTGTTGTGAACTATTTCATTGTTTTTAGACTTGATTCGATATAGTTTTGTAATCAAAATGTGTAATTCACTTCTAATAATACCTAGAGAATAAGCATCTTTTATAGAAAAGTATTCCTTTTTAATTCTATGAATACATGAGTTAACTTCCTCTAACTCTTTTGAGGTTAATTGTATTTTGGGTTTACCTAAAAGTTCATTAAAAAGTTGTAGCGATTTTTGGTTTTCAGTTTTTTCTAGATAGGATACCAAAAAATGATCGGTAAAAAGTAATAAATCTCCTTTAACGTTTTTATTAATATGAAATTTATGAATTTGATCTTTCCTAATGGTTAGCAAAGTTCCTTTTTGATAATCATAATCTGTAAAGTCAATGGTATGTTTTCCTGTATTTTCCTGAATGAGAATTATAATATAAAACTCAACTATTTGCGGAGGTTCAAAATGATACAAGTCAAAATTATGAAACAAGCTTTCTAATGGCAAAAGGTCAAAGGCAGCTTCTGGGAATTGTTGATTTTCAAATTTAACATGAATAGTATCGTTGCTCATTACATAAATTATATAGTTATAAAGATATCTATTTTAGTCGCAATATAGCAATGGCTTTAATTAACCGATAGCTTGTGTTGAATAGTTTTGTTTAAATTTTTCGATTTGATACCTCATATTCTTACATTAGATAATTCATTTAAAAATAATGATAACTTAAACGTTAGAATAATTCAAACCCACGTTGCCTTTTAGCTTCAAAAGTTAAAATAGCTGCGGCTACGGATACATTCATAGAATCTATTTCTCCTTGCATTGGAATATTAATATTTTGAGTAGCTTGGTCTCTCCATAATTGTGTTAAACCTGTAGCCTCAGTACCTACTACTAAAGCAGTAGCTTTGGTATAATCATTTTTATGGTAGGCATTAGAGTTTTGCAAAGTAGCACTGTAAATATTGATGTTATTTTCCAGTAAAAAATTACAGATTTCATCTGAAGTGCCTACAGCAATTTGATTGGTAAATAAGCAACCTACACTAGAACGTATAATATTAGGATTGTACATATCGGTTTTAGGATTGGCAATTAAAACAGCATCTAGTTTTGCAGCATCGGCTGTACGGAGCATAGCGCCAATATTTCCTGGTTTTTCAATTCCTTCTAAAACTAATACAAGTGGTTTAGTATTTGTAAACTGAATAGAATCAATATAAAACTCTTTAGTTTTTACAACTGCAATTACTCCTTCAGTAGAATCTCTATAAGCTAGTTTTTGATAGACTTCCTTTGTAATTTGAATACAATTGGCGTTAGATATATGTAATTCCTGAAGTCGCTCTTTGTTAAAAAAATCCTCTACAAATAAAAGCGTGTCTATAGTATAACCACCTTTTTGAACTAAGGTTATTTCTCGTTGTCCTTCTACTAAAAACAATCCTTTTTTCTTACGTTCTCTAGATTTTTCTTGAAGCTTTAAAAGGTCTTTTATTAAAGAGTTTTGTGTACTGCTAATGATTTTCATACAGCAAAAATACTATTATCAATTATAAAAAAACACCTTTCTCAAATAAAGAAAGGTGTTGTAAAAAACGAAAGTTATTTTGTTACTTTTTATATTTATTACTATAACGTTTCCAAAGCTTTGTTTGGTGGGTGTGTAAGCTAATTTTTCTACCTTGAATAAAAGCTTCCGAAATTATATTTCCACGCATATCTAAAGCATCTCCCTCTGAGATAAATAAAGTAGCATCTTTGCCAACTTCCAAAGTTCCAGAAAAAGCATCAATACCTAATATTTTAGCATTGTTTCCAGTGATTAATTGAACGGCTTTTTCTTTAGGAAGTCCATAAGCAGCATAGGTTCCAGCATAAAAAGGTAGATTTCTTGTACTCATACGTTCCATGTCTCCATTCATACCAACACCAACCAATAAGCCAGCGTCCGTTAAAATTTTTGCAGAACGGAAAGGTAAATCATAATCCTCATCCTCACTTTTAGGCAAACGGTGCGCTCTTTCTAGTACAACAGCTACATTATATGTCTTTAATAAGTCAGCTGTCTTTTCGGCTTCATGTCCACCAACAATAACAAGGTTTTTAACGCCTAAGTCAATAAAAGTACTTACTGCATCTGTAATACTTTTTTTACCATGTACATGAATAAAAACTTTTTGAGTGCCTTTAAACACGCCTTCTAACGCTTCATAAGGAAGGCTTTTAGGTGAACGATTCCCATTTAAATATTGTTTAGCTTCTTTAAAAAATGTAGAAACTTGCGTAATTGCTTTCTGGTAGTTCTTGTTAGGTTTTAAACTCGTATCTTCTCCTAGCCACCAACGTCCTCTGCTAAATAATTGAGGCCAATTTAAATGAATGGCATCGTCTGTTTTTACAGCTGCATCTTCCCAATTCCATGCATCAAGCTGAACTACAGATGAGGTTCCAGAAATACGACCACCTCTTGGGGTAACTTGAGCAGTAAATACACCATTTGGGCGCATGGTTTCTATAACTCTACTCTCAGTATTATAAGCAATAATACTTCGTATATGCGGAAGCATATTCCCAATTTCATCAAAATCACGAGTAGCTCTAACAGCATCAATTTCAGCCAATCCTAACGAGGTATTTGCTGCTATAAA encodes the following:
- a CDS encoding ester cyclase, with protein sequence MEKTEVKPDLKAIATEAQNAFFNKYDADGVKKYFTTDYIQHNPHVPTGIEPVLGFLPMLKKAGTTSKTHRMLQDGNFIVMHNTYNNAEAFGAKEVVTFDVWRMEDGKVAEHWDAVTPVVKETVSGRSQFDGPTTVTDIDKTKENKTIVENFVNDVLFGKNPTKITNYVSTEKYHQHNTHVGDGLEGLNKAIEYLISQNDLFIYKKTHKILGEGNFVLTMSEGEWHGKPQAFYDLFRLENGKIVEHWDVIQEIPEKMAHNNGMF
- a CDS encoding DUF3995 domain-containing protein; this translates as MIYFLGVVCVFVLSFIATLHFYWAFGGKWGISSVIPIKENDVKAIHPKWFATLIVALVILGFSSLYAEKIALVSLAFLPNSITNYGVLVIASIFIIRAIGDFKYVGFFKQIKTTLFAKNDTNYFSPLCLFLGVIGYLLHFSL
- a CDS encoding amidohydrolase family protein, which gives rise to MKTTILYSLICFLFIGNIVAQQTPAEKQTTAITIEGATAHLGNGKVIENALLMFSNGKLSFVGSANTKIARQGTVINATGKHVYPGFIAANTSLGLAEIDAVRATRDFDEIGNMLPHIRSIIAYNTESRVIETMRPNGVFTAQVTPRGGRISGTSSVVQLDAWNWEDAAVKTDDAIHLNWPQLFSRGRWWLGEDTSLKPNKNYQKAITQVSTFFKEAKQYLNGNRSPKSLPYEALEGVFKGTQKVFIHVHGKKSITDAVSTFIDLGVKNLVIVGGHEAEKTADLLKTYNVAVVLERAHRLPKSEDEDYDLPFRSAKILTDAGLLVGVGMNGDMERMSTRNLPFYAGTYAAYGLPKEKAVQLITGNNAKILGIDAFSGTLEVGKDATLFISEGDALDMRGNIISEAFIQGRKISLHTHQTKLWKRYSNKYKK
- a CDS encoding helix-turn-helix transcriptional regulator; amino-acid sequence: MSNDTIHVKFENQQFPEAAFDLLPLESLFHNFDLYHFEPPQIVEFYIIILIQENTGKHTIDFTDYDYQKGTLLTIRKDQIHKFHINKNVKGDLLLFTDHFLVSYLEKTENQKSLQLFNELLGKPKIQLTSKELEEVNSCIHRIKKEYFSIKDAYSLGIIRSELHILITKLYRIKSKNNEIVHNKKYLNEFITLQTLVENHVIQNAKVSYYASQMHLSTKTLNNITKSIVNKPAKTFIDEIYIKQIKRLLLNTESPIKEIAFTTGFEETTNFYKYFKRHTNLTPEKFRSKFK
- the metH gene encoding methionine synthase — encoded protein: MTIKSNKYMRLSGLEPLIITPESNFINVGERTNVAGSRKFLRLIKEEKFDEALAIARHQVDGGAQIIDINMDDGLIDGKEAMVRFLNLIASEPDIARVPIMIDSSKWEIIEAGLQVVQGKSVVNSISLKEGEEKFIWEATQIKMYGAAVIVMAFDEVGQADTYERRIEIAERSYKVLVEKVKFPPEDIIFDLNIFPVATGMEEHRKNAIDFIEATRWVRENLPHVSVSGGVSNVSFSFRGNNTVREAMHSVFLYYAIKAGMNMGIVNPTMLEVYDDIPKDLLEHIEDVILDRREDATERLLDFAETVKGKKKEDDGKALEWRKLSLQERITHSLVKGIDAFIVEDAEEARKSVERPLHVIEGHLMTGMNVVGDLFGSGKMFLPQVVKSARVMKKAVAYLNPFIEEEKSEEQKALGKILMATVKGDVHDIGKNIVSVVLGCNNYEIVDLGVMVPPEKIIETAKKEKVDAIGLSGLITPSLDEMVYLAKEMERQNFEIPLLIGGATTSKAHTAVKIDTQYKNAVVHVNDASRAVTVVGDLLNQKTKNEYVAKLKQDYEEFRNKFLKRGKEKHYITIEEARNRKFKIDWNTSKIYKPKELGVQKLEQVSLKELVPFFDWSPFFRSWDLHGKFPDILEDELVGKEASNLYKDAQKMIQQIIEKQALKPKAIFGLFEANTINDDDISISKKGEEVVVFRTLRQQLKKREGKASFALSDFIAPKETNKQDYMGAFCTAIFGADELAREYKNIHDDYNAIMVQAIADRFAEAFAEYLHHRIRTKHWGYASEETLTNEELIKEAYKGIRPAPGYPACPDHLEKETIWELLEVEKNIGVTLTESLAMWPAAAVSGYYFANEEAKYFGLGKITDDQVRDYAKRKGITLDKARKWLHPNIADN
- the hutI gene encoding imidazolonepropionase; the protein is MTTLLINIKELIQVRESDIKKVAGNDMKVLPTIKNAYLYLEDDLIIDYGTMENAPSTANKVVDCTNKMVLPTWCDSHTHIVYAGNREQEFVDRINGFTYEEIANNGGGILNSAKKLQATSEEDLYEQSAKRLEEVMALGTGAVEIKSGYGLTVDAELKMLRVIKKLKENYKLPIKATFLGAHAFPKEYKNNKEGYIDLIINEMLPKVASENLAEFIDAFCETGYFSVEDTDKVLAAGKALGLTPKVHVNQFTTIGGVQVSIKHNALSVDHLEVMNKNDIISLKNSDTMPVALPSCSYFLSIPYTPAREIINAGLPLALATDFNPGSTPSGNMNFVVATACIKMKMTPEEAINAATINGAYAMNLSDSVGSITKGKKANFILTKEIPSYGFIPYSFGSNVIDTVFINGKEV
- the metF gene encoding methylenetetrahydrofolate reductase [NAD(P)H], with translation MKVTEHIEKAKGKTLFSFEIVPPQKGQNIQDLYNNIDPLMEFKPPFIDVTTSREEYIYLPKDNGLLEKKITRMRPGTVGICASLKYKYDVDAIPHVLCGGFTKEETEYVLVDCHYLGIENVMALRGDARKDQQYFQASNGGNQYASDLVKQIADLNKGKYLHEIIETPHKSDFCIGVAGYPEKHLEAPSLESDLKRLKEKVEAGADYVVTQMFFDNSKYFKFVEKAKEIGITVPIIPGIKPLAVKRHLQVLPQIFRLDLPQSLVEAVEACKDNKEVRQVGIEWAIQQSKELIQAGVPVLHYYSMGKSSNIKAIAKEVF
- a CDS encoding RNA methyltransferase, which gives rise to MKIISSTQNSLIKDLLKLQEKSRERKKKGLFLVEGQREITLVQKGGYTIDTLLFVEDFFNKERLQELHISNANCIQITKEVYQKLAYRDSTEGVIAVVKTKEFYIDSIQFTNTKPLVLVLEGIEKPGNIGAMLRTADAAKLDAVLIANPKTDMYNPNIIRSSVGCLFTNQIAVGTSDEICNFLLENNINIYSATLQNSNAYHKNDYTKATALVVGTEATGLTQLWRDQATQNINIPMQGEIDSMNVSVAAAILTFEAKRQRGFELF
- a CDS encoding formimidoylglutamase, yielding MLHIFNQQAIDNFTNPRNGEVKLGECVVTLNPKKPIEEELEKTDATFVIIGVPEDIGVKMNGGNGGAHTSFIPAIKAFLNTQQNQFINGKNILILGYLDCLDNVLNFDASDREHGDLLVKAIDKELSKLIELIVSNKKIPIIIGGGHNNAYGNIKGLSKAKNEAINAINLDAHTDLRKLEERHSGNGFSYALHEGFLSNYFMFGLHENYTPQYIFEMIHDNINLEYNTFEELAIYQVTSFKSELQRAQNFIQTKPFGIEIDLDCIQHFPSSAMTPSGFSPQHARQFVHFLAKNKNVSYLHICEGAPSVKNEPTTSVQVGKFISYLISDFIKAIENTSMK